In Sphingomonas sp. KC8, the sequence GTCGCGTCGACGCCTGTTGCCGCGCCTTCGCGCGTGTTCCCATCGACCAGCGCCCGCAGGGGGGCATCGTCAAACTTCAGATCCGGGCTGCTGGCAAAGCTGCTCGTCGGCGCAATGAAGCGATTATAAACCGCGGCGCTCCGTTCCATCGACAGGCGGGACAGCGCTTCGCCACCCGTGGCGACAACCAGATCGCAGCCCAGCAGCAAATCGACGGCGCCCTGCGGAATGCGCGAGGCATGTTCAGCCGCGTCCGCCGCCGCAAATCGCACATGGCTCGTCACCGCGCCGTTGCGCTGGGCCAAGCCGGAAATGTCCAGCACCGTGACGGGTTTGCCATCGATATGGGCGGCCATGCCGATGATCGCGCCGATCGTGACGACGCCGTTGCCGCCGATCCCGGCGATCAGGATATTATAGTCACGCGCCCGGCCGGGCAATGTCGGTTCCGGCAGTGCGGCCACCAGCCCGGTGTCGGCCACGTTTGCCATGGCAGCCCCCTTGCGTGGCGAACCGCCCAGCACCGTGACGAAGCTGGGGCACAGCCCCTTCACACAGGAAAAATCCTTGTTGCAGACAGACTGGTTGATCCGCCGTTTGCGCCCCAGCGGGGTTTCCACCGGTTCCAGTGCGACGCAGTTCGATTGCACACCGCAATCGCCGCAACCTTCACACACCGCCTGATTTATGAACAGGCGCTTGGCCGGATCGGCCACCTTGCCGCGCTTGCGCAGACGCCGGCGCTCGGTTGCGCAGGCCTGGTCGTACACGAGCGCGGACACGCCCTTATGGTCCCGCAATTCCTTTTGCACCGCATCCAGTTCATCGCGATGGTGGAACGTCACCCCCTTGGGGAAGTCCGCCCGATCATGACGCGCGGGATCGTCGCTCACCACCGCGATCCGCCGGACGCCTTCGGCATCAAGCTGCGCGGCCACATGTGGCGTGGTGATGCCACCGTCAAACTGTTCGCCTTCGATCGGCTGGCCGCCCGTCATTCCGACGGCGCCATTGAGCAGGATCTTGTAGGTGATGTTGACGTTCGCCGCGACGCATGCGCGCACGGCCAGCAGCCCCGAATGAAAATAGGTGCCGTCCCCCAGATTCTGGAAGATATGCGGCAGATCCACAAACGGCGCCTGCCCGATCCAGCCAGCCCCCTCGCCGCCCATCTGGTAGGAAAACATCGTGTTGCGTTCGGGCAGGAACACCGCCAGCCCATGGCATCCGATGCCGCTGACGGCTTTCGATCCTTCGGGCACTTTGGTGGATGTGTTGTGCGGGCACCCCGCGCAAAAGCTAGGCATGCGCATCAGCGCGCCCTGCCCCGCCGCAGGGCCGGGGCCGGCCAGCACCGGCGCCTGAAGGGATGCGAGCCGGGCCGCTATGCTATCGTCGGCCGGCAGGCGCCGGCCGATCGCGCGCAGGATGATATCGGGGCTGAGTTCCCCCACCGCACTCAGCAGCGTTGCGCCGGTTTCGTCCCGCTTGCCGGTAAGGCGCGGGCGCTCATCCGCCGGCAGATGATACAGGATATGCGCCAGTTGCTCCTCGATAACCGGGCGCTTTTCCTCAACAACGAACACTTCGTCGCACTGGCGGGCAAATTGGGTGATGGTCTGCGGTTCAAGCGGCCAGACAAGCGCACATTTGTAGACCGCGATCCCCAGTTCTTCGGCGCGCCGCTGATCGATACCGAGCCTGCGCAGCGCTTCCAGCACATCGAGATAGGATTTGCCCGTGCTGACGATGCCCAGCCGATTGCGGCCAACCTTGCCAAGCCGCACCCCATCCATGCCATTGGCACGCGCAAAAGCCTGCACCGCCAGCAGGCGCTGTTCGAAAACCCGCTGTTCCTGCACCACCGGCCACACGCCCGCGCGGATGTTCAATCCGTCAGCCGGCATCACATAATCTTCGGGAATGCGAACACCGATCCGTGCCGGATCGGCATCCACCGACGCCGACGTCTCGATCGTATCCGTCACGCATTTGAACCCGATCCACGATCCGCTGTAGCGCGACATGGCGATGCCCAAGGTGCCGAAATCCAGATAATCCTGGATCGTCGCGGGGTGCAGGATCGGGATGCCGAAATGGATCAGCGCATGATCGCTCTGATGCGCCACAGTGGACGAGCGCGCGGCATGATCGTCTCCGCACAGCACAAGCACGCCGCCATGTTTGGCGGTTCCCGCATAATTGCCATGCTTGATCGGATCGCCGGACCGATCCACGCCCGGCCCCTTGCCATACCACATGGCGAACACGCCATCATAGCGCGCACCGCCGACAAGACCGACCTGCTGGCTGCCCCATACCGAAGTCGCGGCAAGGTCCTCATTCACCCCTGGCTGAAAGTGGACATGGGCCTCGCGCAGCTGATCCGTGGCCTGCCACAAGGCGAGATCATAAATGCCCAGCGGCGAACCGCGATAACCCGATATGAAGCCCGCCGTATTCAATCCGGCGGCTTCATCGCGGCGGCGCTGCATGATGGGGATACGAACCAGCGCCTGCGATCCGGTCAGATATACCCGGCCCTGCGTCTGCGTATATTTGTCCCGCAACGTGATACTGTTCACGGCTGCGGCTCGATCTGCATCAGTTCGACCGTCACGCCCTGTCCATCCGCGATCTGGGCGGACATAACGCCAGGGCGCAATTCCTTCGGCGGGAACGGCACCGGATAGCCGGCCGCCTGGGCCGAAGCGACAATCTCGGCAAGGTTGGTCACCGTCAGCGTCAGATAACGCAGGCCTGTTTCGGCATCATAGGCGCCGGTATGCGCCCGCTGATCCGGCACGGCCGCGGGCACGACGATCCGGAAAATGGTCTCGCCGCATTGCAGGCGACGGATGTGGCATATGCCCGGCAGATCAACCTCGCCGACTTCCACAAAGCCCAGAAGATCGCGATAGAATCGTAGCGCGTGTTCGATATCCGTGGCGATCATCCCGACATCGATCTGCGGCTTGCTTAACTGTACTGCCATGTTCGGACCTTTCAGCCTGCGGCCACATCGTCGGCGGGGGCCATGCTCTCGGCGGTCAACCCCTTGTGACCCCATATGTCGCCGGGAGCGCACAAACGCGGCGTCCAGTTTTCATCGACGCGGATCGCGCCGCAGCCAATCTCGACATCCAGGCCGAACGGGCTGTGCATGTAGAAGGAAATGATGTTGTCGTTCGAATGCCGGCCCAGCGTACTTGAAATCTGGATGCCGGCCGCCTCCACCCGTTCCATGCATTTGCCGACATCATCGATATCGGCCACCTCCAGCATCAGATGGTGCACACCGTCATACGGCCCGGCATGCGCCAGACCGATCGTATGGTGACGCGGGTTGCAGTGGTAGAAATTGGCGGAAAGCCCGTCCCCGAACAGATAATAGTCCGTCAGCCGGAATCCGAGCACCCGGACGTAGAAATCCTGACTGGCCTTGAGCTGGGACACGATCAGATTGACATGGCCAAGCCCCATGTCTCCGGTCAGGAATTTCATGCCCTGCGGCGAAACAAAATCCCGATCCAGCCTCGGCGCGTAGAACAGTTCGATGACGTTGCCTGCCGGATCCTGGGTGAAGGCGATCCCCGTCACCGCACGTGCGGCAGCCTCCTGTGCGCTGCCCGATCGGATCGGAACGCCCTGGGCGGCAAGTTCGGCACAAGCCTGCTCCAGTTCGATTTCACCCGCCAGTTCGAAACCCATGTAAAGGAGCATCCCGTCGCGCGGGGCTGGATGGACGCCAATGCGCCACTGCCAGGCATCGACTTTCAGGTAGATCGATCCATCGGCCGCGAGATGCGATGTGCTGGCGGGATCACCCGGCACCGAACGCGCAGGCATCAGGCCAAGAATGTCGGTCGCAAAGCCCATCAACGCAGCCGGTTCGCGCACGCCGATTCCCACATAGCCCAAGCCGCAGATCTTCAAGGCGTTCCACTCCCAAGTTTGGCACTTGCATGCCTTATTTGAAACGATACTATCGTTACCATAATGTGCGGTCAAACCCTAATCCGACAGGAAACAGCAAGATTTTGACCGCAGGTGCGCCGTCGAATATGCCCCTCTCCATGGCGAAAGCAGATACAGCGACGAAGATATCAACCGACAGTGCCGCCAACGGCACGCCCCCCGCCAAACAGGTCGGCCGGCCGCGCAGCGCGCGATCGGAAAATGCCATCCTGAATGCTGCGATGGAGATCCTGGTTGAACGCGGGTATCGCGGCTTCACGATGGACGAAGTCGTTACGCGCGCTTCGGTCAGCAAG encodes:
- a CDS encoding VOC family protein, coding for MAVQLSKPQIDVGMIATDIEHALRFYRDLLGFVEVGEVDLPGICHIRRLQCGETIFRIVVPAAVPDQRAHTGAYDAETGLRYLTLTVTNLAEIVASAQAAGYPVPFPPKELRPGVMSAQIADGQGVTVELMQIEPQP
- a CDS encoding VOC family protein — translated: MTAHYGNDSIVSNKACKCQTWEWNALKICGLGYVGIGVREPAALMGFATDILGLMPARSVPGDPASTSHLAADGSIYLKVDAWQWRIGVHPAPRDGMLLYMGFELAGEIELEQACAELAAQGVPIRSGSAQEAAARAVTGIAFTQDPAGNVIELFYAPRLDRDFVSPQGMKFLTGDMGLGHVNLIVSQLKASQDFYVRVLGFRLTDYYLFGDGLSANFYHCNPRHHTIGLAHAGPYDGVHHLMLEVADIDDVGKCMERVEAAGIQISSTLGRHSNDNIISFYMHSPFGLDVEIGCGAIRVDENWTPRLCAPGDIWGHKGLTAESMAPADDVAAG
- a CDS encoding indolepyruvate ferredoxin oxidoreductase family protein, whose translation is MNSITLRDKYTQTQGRVYLTGSQALVRIPIMQRRRDEAAGLNTAGFISGYRGSPLGIYDLALWQATDQLREAHVHFQPGVNEDLAATSVWGSQQVGLVGGARYDGVFAMWYGKGPGVDRSGDPIKHGNYAGTAKHGGVLVLCGDDHAARSSTVAHQSDHALIHFGIPILHPATIQDYLDFGTLGIAMSRYSGSWIGFKCVTDTIETSASVDADPARIGVRIPEDYVMPADGLNIRAGVWPVVQEQRVFEQRLLAVQAFARANGMDGVRLGKVGRNRLGIVSTGKSYLDVLEALRRLGIDQRRAEELGIAVYKCALVWPLEPQTITQFARQCDEVFVVEEKRPVIEEQLAHILYHLPADERPRLTGKRDETGATLLSAVGELSPDIILRAIGRRLPADDSIAARLASLQAPVLAGPGPAAGQGALMRMPSFCAGCPHNTSTKVPEGSKAVSGIGCHGLAVFLPERNTMFSYQMGGEGAGWIGQAPFVDLPHIFQNLGDGTYFHSGLLAVRACVAANVNITYKILLNGAVGMTGGQPIEGEQFDGGITTPHVAAQLDAEGVRRIAVVSDDPARHDRADFPKGVTFHHRDELDAVQKELRDHKGVSALVYDQACATERRRLRKRGKVADPAKRLFINQAVCEGCGDCGVQSNCVALEPVETPLGRKRRINQSVCNKDFSCVKGLCPSFVTVLGGSPRKGAAMANVADTGLVAALPEPTLPGRARDYNILIAGIGGNGVVTIGAIIGMAAHIDGKPVTVLDISGLAQRNGAVTSHVRFAAADAAEHASRIPQGAVDLLLGCDLVVATGGEALSRLSMERSAAVYNRFIAPTSSFASSPDLKFDDAPLRALVDGNTREGAATGVDATTIAIKMLGDALGANMFLLGMAWQQGHVPLSLDSLMQAIALNGAAVELNHRAFAMGRIAAVHPARMAEWLDRSGSADQPTGQTVDELIADRVARLTAYQNAAYARRFVAMIDRVRAADREMGADRLTRAVAYTLSKLMAYKDEYEVARLYSDDDFLGQLNAAFEGDFTIRFNLAPPLLARRDADGRPRKITFGPWMLKGFRLLSGLRGLRGTVIDPFGYMAHRRLERALIGEYEALIGELLGGLNASRYDQAVDIAALYGRARGYDRVKEHNIEMLRGERDVMLDAYRNAPRPSPELQPALVD